From Mesobacillus boroniphilus, the proteins below share one genomic window:
- the purH gene encoding bifunctional phosphoribosylaminoimidazolecarboxamide formyltransferase/IMP cyclohydrolase: protein MGKKRALISVSNKEGIVELAKELVELGFEVVSTGGTKNALKEGGVPVIGISDVTGFPEILEGRVKTLHPKIHGGLLAKYDDPSHQDQLAENEIEKIELVCVNLYPFKETISKPGVTAEDAIENIDIGGPAMLRASAKNHQYITVLVDPADYKQVIEEYKNQNETTLETRRRLAAKVFRHTAAYDALISEYMTNLAGEEQPEKMTVTYELKQSLRYGENPHQKAAFYQKPLGSAFSVAAAEQLHGKELSYNNINDANAALQIVKEFTEPAAVAVKHMNPCGVGTGKDVFDAFGKAFEADPVSIFGGIIALNREVDGETARKLFEIFLEIIIAPSFSDEALEILTAKKNLRLLKVSFDGEASKENTLSSIEGGLLVQEQDAYGFDDAEISVPTKREPTEAEWDALKLGWNVVKHVKSNAIVVANKDMTLGIGAGQMNRVGAAKIALEQAGVKADGAGLASDAFFPMDDTVEAAAKAGITAIIQPGGSVRDADSIKKADEYGIAMVFTGVRHFRH, encoded by the coding sequence ATGGGAAAAAAGCGTGCATTGATCAGTGTTTCGAATAAAGAAGGAATTGTAGAGTTAGCGAAAGAGCTTGTCGAGCTTGGGTTTGAAGTCGTCTCGACTGGCGGCACAAAAAATGCACTCAAGGAAGGTGGCGTTCCTGTCATTGGAATCAGCGATGTCACAGGGTTTCCGGAAATCCTTGAAGGGCGTGTGAAGACGCTGCACCCTAAAATACATGGCGGCTTGCTAGCTAAGTACGATGATCCTTCTCATCAAGACCAGCTGGCTGAAAATGAAATCGAGAAAATCGAACTTGTCTGTGTCAACTTGTACCCTTTTAAAGAAACAATTTCAAAGCCTGGCGTGACAGCAGAAGATGCGATTGAAAATATTGACATCGGCGGTCCTGCGATGCTGCGCGCGTCAGCTAAAAATCACCAATACATAACAGTGCTCGTTGACCCTGCGGATTATAAGCAGGTAATTGAAGAGTACAAGAATCAGAATGAAACCACGCTGGAAACCCGCCGACGCCTGGCTGCGAAAGTTTTCCGCCACACGGCTGCGTATGATGCATTGATTTCTGAGTACATGACAAACCTTGCTGGCGAGGAACAGCCGGAAAAAATGACCGTGACTTACGAACTGAAGCAAAGCTTGCGCTATGGAGAAAATCCGCATCAGAAGGCTGCTTTTTACCAAAAGCCACTTGGTTCGGCATTTTCAGTGGCGGCAGCTGAACAGCTTCACGGAAAAGAGCTTTCCTATAACAATATTAATGATGCCAACGCAGCCTTGCAGATTGTAAAAGAGTTCACTGAACCCGCAGCGGTTGCGGTCAAGCATATGAATCCTTGCGGAGTTGGTACTGGTAAGGACGTATTCGATGCGTTCGGAAAAGCTTTTGAAGCGGATCCGGTTTCGATTTTTGGCGGCATCATCGCCTTGAATCGGGAGGTGGATGGTGAGACTGCCCGCAAGCTTTTTGAAATCTTCCTTGAAATCATTATTGCGCCTTCTTTTAGCGACGAAGCACTTGAAATTTTAACAGCGAAAAAGAATCTTCGTTTGTTGAAGGTCTCATTTGATGGCGAAGCTTCAAAGGAAAACACACTTTCCTCAATTGAAGGCGGATTGCTCGTTCAGGAGCAGGATGCTTATGGATTTGACGATGCAGAAATCTCTGTACCGACAAAGCGTGAACCAACTGAGGCAGAGTGGGACGCACTTAAGCTTGGCTGGAATGTTGTAAAACATGTAAAATCCAACGCGATTGTCGTGGCGAATAAGGATATGACATTAGGAATCGGCGCAGGTCAGATGAACCGGGTTGGCGCGGCAAAGATTGCGCTTGAACAGGCTGGTGTGAAAGCGGATGGAGCTGGGCTCGCATCTGACGCGTTCTTCCCGATGGATGACACCGTCGAAGCGGCAGCAAAAGCCGGAATCACGGCCATTATCCAGCCAGGCGGATCCGTCCGCGATGCAGATTCAATCAAAAAAGCGGATGAATATGGTATTGCGATGGTGTTTACAGGCGTAAGGCATTTCAGACATTAA
- the purM gene encoding phosphoribosylformylglycinamidine cyclo-ligase yields the protein MANAYKQAGVDIEAGYESVERIKKHVNRTVRPGVMGALGGFGGMFDLSSLGLKEPVLVSGTDGVGTKLMLAFMMDRHDTIGIDAVAMCVNDIVVQGAKPLYFLDYIACGKAEPQKIEAIVKGIADGCELAGCALVGGETAEMPGMYSPEEYDLAGFSVGACEKADIIRGQKIKEGDVLIGLASSGIHSNGYSLVRKVFFEQAGWEPDRYVEEFGCTLGEELLKPTRIYVKSVLAAMKQFELKGLAHITGGGFIENIPRMLPEGLGAKIEEGSWEIPQVFKTIESLGEIERHDMYNIFNMGIGMVAAVDAGIAQEVVAFFNENGERAAVIGTVTGTEGIQVKMAGEEL from the coding sequence ATGGCAAATGCGTATAAGCAGGCTGGTGTGGATATTGAGGCCGGGTACGAGTCGGTCGAACGGATCAAAAAGCATGTGAATCGGACGGTCAGGCCGGGTGTGATGGGGGCATTGGGTGGATTTGGCGGAATGTTCGACCTTTCCAGCCTTGGGCTGAAGGAGCCGGTCCTCGTTTCTGGCACGGATGGTGTCGGCACGAAGCTGATGCTGGCGTTCATGATGGACCGGCATGATACAATCGGCATAGATGCTGTCGCAATGTGCGTGAACGATATCGTTGTCCAGGGAGCGAAACCTTTGTATTTCCTTGACTATATCGCCTGTGGGAAAGCCGAGCCGCAAAAAATCGAAGCGATTGTCAAAGGGATTGCTGATGGCTGTGAGCTGGCCGGCTGTGCGCTGGTCGGCGGGGAAACCGCGGAAATGCCAGGGATGTACTCTCCGGAAGAATACGATTTGGCTGGCTTTTCGGTCGGTGCCTGTGAAAAAGCTGATATCATCAGAGGGCAGAAAATCAAAGAGGGCGATGTGCTGATCGGGCTTGCATCCAGCGGCATCCACAGCAATGGCTATTCGCTTGTGCGCAAGGTGTTTTTCGAGCAGGCTGGCTGGGAGCCTGACCGTTACGTAGAAGAGTTCGGCTGCACACTTGGCGAAGAGCTGCTCAAGCCAACCCGTATTTATGTAAAATCGGTGCTTGCCGCAATGAAGCAGTTCGAGCTTAAAGGACTGGCCCATATTACGGGTGGCGGCTTCATCGAAAATATTCCGCGGATGCTGCCAGAAGGACTTGGTGCAAAAATCGAAGAGGGCAGCTGGGAAATCCCGCAGGTGTTCAAGACGATTGAATCCCTTGGTGAAATTGAACGCCACGATATGTACAATATCTTCAATATGGGGATTGGCATGGTAGCGGCTGTTGATGCAGGTATTGCGCAAGAAGTTGTGGCGTTTTTTAACGAAAACGGAGAGCGTGCTGCAGTAATCGGCACAGTTACTGGTACTGAAGGAATCCAGGTGAAAATGGCTGGTGAGGAACTATGA
- the purN gene encoding phosphoribosylglycinamide formyltransferase — MKKIAVFASGSGSNFQAIAVAVQSGSLNAEISLLVCDKPGAFAVDRAEMLGIPALVISPKSYPSKEAYEAEILQKLTNLDVDLIVLAGYMRLIGPTLLKAYEGEIVNIHPSLLPAFPGKDAIGQALAAGVEKTGVTIHYVDEGMDTGPIIASASVKVEAGETRESLQKKIQRIEHSMYPEVLEELLNGEEEAVQWEKSVH, encoded by the coding sequence ATGAAAAAAATAGCTGTTTTTGCATCGGGAAGCGGGAGTAATTTTCAGGCAATTGCCGTCGCTGTTCAGTCTGGAAGTTTGAATGCTGAAATCAGCTTGCTTGTATGTGACAAGCCTGGTGCTTTTGCCGTTGACCGTGCGGAAATGCTTGGGATTCCTGCACTGGTCATCAGCCCGAAAAGTTATCCTTCAAAGGAAGCATATGAGGCTGAGATTTTACAAAAACTAACCAACCTTGATGTGGATTTAATTGTCCTTGCAGGCTATATGCGCCTCATTGGACCGACATTGCTAAAAGCATATGAAGGGGAAATTGTGAACATCCACCCGTCTTTATTGCCGGCGTTTCCTGGGAAGGATGCGATCGGCCAGGCGCTGGCAGCGGGAGTAGAGAAAACGGGAGTGACCATCCATTACGTGGATGAAGGAATGGATACCGGGCCAATCATTGCGAGCGCTTCGGTAAAAGTAGAAGCAGGTGAAACAAGGGAGTCACTTCAGAAGAAAATACAGCGGATTGAACACAGCATGTATCCAGAGGTCTTGGAGGAGCTGTTGAACGGAGAAGAGGAGGCAGTACAATGGGAAAAAAGCGTGCATTGA